In the genome of Parus major isolate Abel chromosome 2, Parus_major1.1, whole genome shotgun sequence, one region contains:
- the SLC25A38 gene encoding mitochondrial glycine transporter isoform X2, translating into MLWKASLPLLWAQDVDEQVETLAIEMHPVLKAFVCGSISGTCSTLLFQPLDLLKTRLQTLQPAVNGSGRAGMVTLLFRVVRTESILGLWKGVSPSFARCIPGVGIYFSTLYVMKQKFFVDRSPTALESVFLGATARAVSGICMLPVTVVKTRYESGRFGYGSVYGALKSIYQTEGVRGMFSGLTATLLRDAPFSGIYLMFYTQTKNLTPQDQLDPVLMPLLNFGCGIFAGILASLATQPADVIKTHMQLSPQKYHRTSQAIAFIYKDFGLVGFFRGGVPRVLRRTLMAAMAWTVYEQMMEKMGLKS; encoded by the exons ATGCTCTGGAAAGCcagccttcctctgctctgggccCAGGATGTGGATGAGCAAGTGGAAACACTAGCGATAGAG atGCATCCAGTCCTAAAGGCCTTTGTGTGCGGCTCCATCAGTGGCACTTGTTCCACGCTCCTCTTCCAGCCCCTTGACCTGCTGAAAACCCGCCTGCAAAccctgcagcctgctgtgaATGG GTCTGGTCGTGCTGGGATGGTAACGCTGCTCTTTAGGGTTGTTCGTACTGAGAGTATTCTGGGGCTCTGGAAAGGTGTCTCTCCA TCCTTTGCAAGATGTATTCCTGGGGTTGGGATTTACTTCAGCACTTTGTACGTGATGAAGCAAAAGTTTTTTGTGGACCGTTCGCCCACAGCCCTGGAGTCTGTCTTTCTGGGTGCCACTGCTCGTGCAGTTTCTGGGATTTGCATGTTGCCAGTGACTGTAGTGAAGACCCGATATGAG AGTGGAAGATTTGGCTATGGGAGTGTGTATGGAGCCCTGAAGAGTATCTATCAGACTGAAGGGGTTCGTGGCATGTTCAGTGGGCTCACGGCAACGCTGCTGCGGGATGCGCCCTTCTCTGGCATCTACCTGATGTTCTACACACAGACCAAAAACCTCACACCTCAGG ACCAGCTGGATCCAGTGCTCATGCCCTTGCTGAATTTTGGCTGTGGGATCTTTGCGGGAATCTTGGCCTCTCTGGCAACACAACCTGCTGATGTCATCAAGACACACATGCAGCTCTCACCCCAAAAGTACCACAGGACAAGCCAGGCCATTGCCTTTATCTACAAG GATTTCGGGCTGGTTGGCTTTTTCCGAGGCGGTGTGCCCCGAGTCCTCAGGCGCACCCTGATGGCAGCAATGGCATGGACGGTGTATGAACAGATGATGGAAAAAATGGGCTTGAAGTCCTGA
- the SLC25A38 gene encoding mitochondrial glycine transporter isoform X1, whose translation MSKSRDKHAIQGQRRVEGSRLWAVAAVRPRHGCRGLPCRGGRRVTGAGRGGALQRGWLGAGLGWASPRPPSSGAAGGVGMPGREAEMHPVLKAFVCGSISGTCSTLLFQPLDLLKTRLQTLQPAVNGSGRAGMVTLLFRVVRTESILGLWKGVSPSFARCIPGVGIYFSTLYVMKQKFFVDRSPTALESVFLGATARAVSGICMLPVTVVKTRYESGRFGYGSVYGALKSIYQTEGVRGMFSGLTATLLRDAPFSGIYLMFYTQTKNLTPQDQLDPVLMPLLNFGCGIFAGILASLATQPADVIKTHMQLSPQKYHRTSQAIAFIYKDFGLVGFFRGGVPRVLRRTLMAAMAWTVYEQMMEKMGLKS comes from the exons ATGTCCAAAAGCCGTGACAAACACGCGATCCAGGGGCAGAGAAGGGTGGAGGGGAGCCGGCTGTGGGCGGTGGCCGCGGTTCGGCCTCGGCACGGCTGCCGCGGCCTCCCCTGCCGCGGCGGGCGAAGAGTTACGGGAGCCGGGCGGGGCGGTGCTCTGCAGCGGGGCTGGctcggggctgggctgggctgggcctcGCCCCGCCCGCCGAGTTCTGGGGCTGCGGGCGGCGTTGGGATGCCGGGCCGAGAGGCGGAG atGCATCCAGTCCTAAAGGCCTTTGTGTGCGGCTCCATCAGTGGCACTTGTTCCACGCTCCTCTTCCAGCCCCTTGACCTGCTGAAAACCCGCCTGCAAAccctgcagcctgctgtgaATGG GTCTGGTCGTGCTGGGATGGTAACGCTGCTCTTTAGGGTTGTTCGTACTGAGAGTATTCTGGGGCTCTGGAAAGGTGTCTCTCCA TCCTTTGCAAGATGTATTCCTGGGGTTGGGATTTACTTCAGCACTTTGTACGTGATGAAGCAAAAGTTTTTTGTGGACCGTTCGCCCACAGCCCTGGAGTCTGTCTTTCTGGGTGCCACTGCTCGTGCAGTTTCTGGGATTTGCATGTTGCCAGTGACTGTAGTGAAGACCCGATATGAG AGTGGAAGATTTGGCTATGGGAGTGTGTATGGAGCCCTGAAGAGTATCTATCAGACTGAAGGGGTTCGTGGCATGTTCAGTGGGCTCACGGCAACGCTGCTGCGGGATGCGCCCTTCTCTGGCATCTACCTGATGTTCTACACACAGACCAAAAACCTCACACCTCAGG ACCAGCTGGATCCAGTGCTCATGCCCTTGCTGAATTTTGGCTGTGGGATCTTTGCGGGAATCTTGGCCTCTCTGGCAACACAACCTGCTGATGTCATCAAGACACACATGCAGCTCTCACCCCAAAAGTACCACAGGACAAGCCAGGCCATTGCCTTTATCTACAAG GATTTCGGGCTGGTTGGCTTTTTCCGAGGCGGTGTGCCCCGAGTCCTCAGGCGCACCCTGATGGCAGCAATGGCATGGACGGTGTATGAACAGATGATGGAAAAAATGGGCTTGAAGTCCTGA
- the SLC25A38 gene encoding mitochondrial glycine transporter isoform X3, translated as MHPVLKAFVCGSISGTCSTLLFQPLDLLKTRLQTLQPAVNGSGRAGMVTLLFRVVRTESILGLWKGVSPSFARCIPGVGIYFSTLYVMKQKFFVDRSPTALESVFLGATARAVSGICMLPVTVVKTRYESGRFGYGSVYGALKSIYQTEGVRGMFSGLTATLLRDAPFSGIYLMFYTQTKNLTPQDQLDPVLMPLLNFGCGIFAGILASLATQPADVIKTHMQLSPQKYHRTSQAIAFIYKDFGLVGFFRGGVPRVLRRTLMAAMAWTVYEQMMEKMGLKS; from the exons atGCATCCAGTCCTAAAGGCCTTTGTGTGCGGCTCCATCAGTGGCACTTGTTCCACGCTCCTCTTCCAGCCCCTTGACCTGCTGAAAACCCGCCTGCAAAccctgcagcctgctgtgaATGG GTCTGGTCGTGCTGGGATGGTAACGCTGCTCTTTAGGGTTGTTCGTACTGAGAGTATTCTGGGGCTCTGGAAAGGTGTCTCTCCA TCCTTTGCAAGATGTATTCCTGGGGTTGGGATTTACTTCAGCACTTTGTACGTGATGAAGCAAAAGTTTTTTGTGGACCGTTCGCCCACAGCCCTGGAGTCTGTCTTTCTGGGTGCCACTGCTCGTGCAGTTTCTGGGATTTGCATGTTGCCAGTGACTGTAGTGAAGACCCGATATGAG AGTGGAAGATTTGGCTATGGGAGTGTGTATGGAGCCCTGAAGAGTATCTATCAGACTGAAGGGGTTCGTGGCATGTTCAGTGGGCTCACGGCAACGCTGCTGCGGGATGCGCCCTTCTCTGGCATCTACCTGATGTTCTACACACAGACCAAAAACCTCACACCTCAGG ACCAGCTGGATCCAGTGCTCATGCCCTTGCTGAATTTTGGCTGTGGGATCTTTGCGGGAATCTTGGCCTCTCTGGCAACACAACCTGCTGATGTCATCAAGACACACATGCAGCTCTCACCCCAAAAGTACCACAGGACAAGCCAGGCCATTGCCTTTATCTACAAG GATTTCGGGCTGGTTGGCTTTTTCCGAGGCGGTGTGCCCCGAGTCCTCAGGCGCACCCTGATGGCAGCAATGGCATGGACGGTGTATGAACAGATGATGGAAAAAATGGGCTTGAAGTCCTGA
- the RPSA gene encoding 40S ribosomal protein SA, with product MSGGLDVLQMKEEDVLKFLAAGTHLGGTNLDFQMEQYIYKRKSDGIYIINLKRTWEKLLLAARAIVAIENPADVSVISSRNTGQRAVLKFAAATGATPIAGRFTPGTFTNQIQAAFREPRLLVVTDPRADHQPLTEASYVNIPTIALCNTDSPLRYVDIAIPCNNKGAHSVGLMWWMLAREVLRMRGTISREHPWEVMPDLYFYRDPEEIEKEEQAAAEKAVTKEEFQTEWTAPAPEFTAPPQPEVADWSEGVQVPSVPIQQFPTEDWSAQPATEDWSAAPTAQATEWVGTATEWS from the exons ATGTCCGGAGGCCTCGATGTCCTGCAGATGAAGGAGGAGGATGTCCTCAAATTCCTCGCTGCCGGGACCCACCTGGGAGGTACCAACCTCGACTTCCAGATGGAGCAGTACATCTACAAAAGGAAGAGCGATG GTATTTACATCATCAATCTGAAGAGGActtgggaaaagctgctcctggcagctcgTGCCATTGTTGCCATTGAGAATCCAGCTGATGTGAGCGTCATTTCTTCCAGGAACACTGGACAG CGTGCGGTTCTGAAGTTTGCTGCTGCCACTGGGGCTACTCCTATTGCCGGGCGTTTCACCCCTGGCACCTTCACAAACCAGATCCAGGCAGCTTTCCGTGAGCCACGGCTCCTGGTGGTTACGGACCCCCGGGCTGATCACCAGCCGCTGACAGAGGCATCCTATGTCAACATCCCCACCATTGCCCTGTGCAACACCGACTCCCCGCTGCGCTATGTGGATATTGCTATTCCCTGCAATAACAAG GGAGCCCACTCAGTGGGCCTGATGTGGTGGATGCTGGCTCGGGAGGTCCTGCGCATGCGTGGCACCATCTCCCGTGAGCACCCCTGGGAAGTCATGCCTGACTTGTACTTCTACAGGGATCCTGAGGAG ATTGaaaaggaggagcaggcagctgctgagaaaGCAGTTACAAAGGAAGAATTCCAGACTGAATGGACCGCCCCGGCACCTGAATTCactgctcctcctcagcctgAGGTTGCAGATTGGTCTGAGGGAGTGCAGGTCCCGTCTGTGCCCATCCAGCAGTTCCCCACAG AGGACTGGAGTGCCCAGCCTGCTACTGAGGACTGGTCAGCAGCTCCCACGGCCCAGGCTACTGAGTGGG